AATGAAGATTTAGCATCAGCAATCTTGTTTAATTGTAAATAAGTGTAACCTAAATTATTTTTAACTCTAACATCATCTGGATATTTCTTTTCGGCAGCCTGATAAATTGACAATTTGGTATCATTGTCGTTGGTCAGGGAAGCAGCATAAAGAAGTTCTTCCAGATTCAAAGAATCGGGGTTTGAAGCAGAAAGTTGTTTGAGTTGTTCATCAGATTTGCCGATTACATTAATTTTAGCAATCATCTTTGACCTTCTCAACTGAGGAAGGATCTTATCAGCAATTTCTTCAAAAGCCTTGGAAATATTTCTGATTTCTCTTTCACGAACATCAGGATCAGAATACATTGAAAGAACGCGCAATACCAAATCCTTATCCTTAATATCAGATTTTTCCATCAAATCCTTAAATCCATCCCAATCTTCAGGAGTAGACATCATACTGAAAAGGCTGTCCATCTTTGAATTCAAAGTTTCTTTTTTAGAAGCTTTTTTGCCTTTTTTAGCAGCTTTTTCACTTAAAAATTCTTTCAAGAATTTGTCAGCAGAAACTTTTCTTTCATTAGCCAAATTGGCATTAAGACTTTGAGGGCCATCAGGTGAAGCATAAGCAGAAATCACGATGTTGCTCAGCTGTCTTTTCTGACTATCGGAAGCAGCATTTTTAATATATTCCCTAAGTTTTTTAACTTCTTCCTTGTTTAATTCTGTAGGCCGTACATTAGCTTTATTCATCAGATAAAGAATATCAGCCTCATAGGAATCTCCGGTTACACGCTGGAAATTATCCTTCATGGTTAAAGCTTTAGGATCTTTAACGACTAAAGAAGCGGTTGCTTTAACACCATTAGCGATTTTAATGGTGCCCCAATCAACTTTTTTATCTTTTACAGATGCCGTCAATTTCAGGATCAGGTCAGAAACCATCATATCCTTATTATAATCAACAGTACCACCCAGGCTATAATCACCACCTTCTTTATATTTGATTACTTTGTTGTTTGCCTGAACTTTTTCTCCCTGGAAAGCTACAGTAGGATAAGCAGTTTCGCCATTAGTATATTTCAACACAGGAGTAACCTCAAGGATAGCTTTTTTATTAAAAAATTTCGGTGGAAAATTACCACTGATAGCAACTTCTACTTTACCGCCTTTCATTTCTAAAACTTCAGGGGTAACAGTAGGTTTGAGAGTACCAACAGTTTCTTTCATCTTGTTTAGACCTCCGCAACTGCTTAAAACAACTGCAACCATTGCGAAAGATGCTAAATAACTAAATTTCATTCTCTTCATAGTTAAAGGGTTATTTGTTTTTACTTTTCTATAATATCCAAAAATACTAATTTTTTACAACACAAACTTAAAAATGTTTTCATTAAAAAAAAACAATAGTTATAAATATTTGATTCACAGAGCCGATTTTGGAATATTCAAGCAGCATTTTTGCAATAAAATCAGAAGGAAAACAAAAATATATTCTATATTTTTTTATTTCAGCCTTTGAAAAAACAGGGGTATTACTAAAAATTGATTTCCGTTCTAAATTTAATCCCAAAAATATATAAAAAAAGGACGATGAAAAATTCATGTCCTTTATTATATAAACCAGTAAAAAAAGTCAATTTTTATTCCTTGACGTCAGCCTTTGCAGGTTTGGGAAGTAAAACCTTTCTGGATAATTTTAATTTTCCGGTTTTCTTATCAATATCAATTAATTTGACTTCTATTTCCTGTCCTTCTTTTAAAACATCCTCAACTTTTTCTATCCGTCTCCACTCTATTTCAGAAATATGAAGCAAACCGTCCTTACCCGGAAGAATTTCGATAAAAGCGCCAAATGGCATAATTGATTTTACTTTACCCTTATAGATTTTCCCTACTTCAGGAACTTCAACAATAGCGTTAATCCTGCGCATTGCAGCATCAAGAGCCTCCTTGTTTTCGCCGAATACACTAACAAAACCCTTTGAATCAACTTCTTCAATAGTGATGGTGGTCTTGGTATCGCTCTGGATTTCCTGAATAATTTTACCTCCAGGACCGATTAAAGCGCCAATAGTTTCCTTAGGAATAGTAATCTGAACAATCCGCGGAGCATGAGGTTTATAATCAGCACGGGGTTCAGGAATAGTTTCCAAAAGTTTTCCCAAAATAAAATGACGTCCTTCTTTAGCTTGTGCCAAAGCCTTACCTAAAATATCGTAAGACAAACCGTCGATCTTAATATCCATCTGGCAGGCCGTAATACCCTCTATGGTTCCACAAACTTTAAAGTCCATATCTCCAAAGTGGTCTTCATCCCCCAAAATATCGGAAAGAACTGCAAATTTACCACTAGCATCGGTAATCAATCCCATTGCAATACCTGATACAGGTCTCTTAATTTTAACACCGGCGTCCATCAAGGCCATAGTACCGGCACAAACAGTTGCCATGGAAGAAGAGCCATTGGATTCCAATATTTCAGAAACCACACGAATTGCATAAGGATTTTCAATATCAGGGGGTATCATTCTTTTCAAGGCACGATGGGCAAGATTTCCGTGTCCTATTTCTCTGCGGCTTAAACCTCTGGCTGATTTTGCTTCTCCAGTGGCAAATGGAGGAAAATTATAATGAAGCACAAATTTTTCCCTACCCTGCATCAAAACTTCATCAATTATTTTTTCATCAAGCTTGGTACCCAGTGTAACCGAAGCAAGTGCCTGAGTTTCACCGCGGGTAAAAATAGCTGAACCATGAGCAGCAGGCAGACAGTCGACTTCACACCAAATTGGCCTGATTTCATTGGTCTTACGGCCGTCAATACGTATACCTTCGTCAAGAATCATATTACGTATAGCTTCACGAATTAATTTTTCGTAATCACGTTTAATGATATTAATCTTAACGTTGATTTCTTCTTCGGTCAGATTACCTTCCCATTCAGCTTTTTTGCTTTCTATAAAATCTTCTTTGATCTTGGTAAATCCATCATCACGTTGATGTTTTGGCAATGCAGATTTACCGATTTGATAGATCTTATCATAGGCATAATCGTGCAAAGCTTTAGTAAGCTCTTCATCCTGAGGTTCAGGTTCATATTCCCGCTTTTGCTTGTTTACAGCTTTAGCCAGTTCCATCTGAACCTTGCATTGCTCCTTAATATAATTGTGGGCGAATTTCAAAGCTTCCGCCATGTCATCTTCAGAAACTTCATTCATTTCGCCTTCAACCATAGAAATATTATCGTAGGTTGCCCCCACCATAATTTCTATATCAGCTTTCCCCAGTTCAGAGAAAGAAGGATTAACAATGAATTTTCCATCTACACGGG
The genomic region above belongs to Bacteroidota bacterium and contains:
- a CDS encoding polyribonucleotide nucleotidyltransferase, with the protein product MLNVIEKTIDLGDGRQITIQTGKLAKQADGSVVVKMGGTMLLATVVSAKEVKPDTDFMPLSVEYKEKFYSVGRFPGGFMKRESKAGDYEILIARLVDRALRPLFPDDYHAETFVTINLISAEKDIAPDALAGLAASSALMVSDIPFNGPVSEVRVARVDGKFIVNPSFSELGKADIEIMVGATYDNISMVEGEMNEVSEDDMAEALKFAHNYIKEQCKVQMELAKAVNKQKREYEPEPQDEELTKALHDYAYDKIYQIGKSALPKHQRDDGFTKIKEDFIESKKAEWEGNLTEEEINVKINIIKRDYEKLIREAIRNMILDEGIRIDGRKTNEIRPIWCEVDCLPAAHGSAIFTRGETQALASVTLGTKLDEKIIDEVLMQGREKFVLHYNFPPFATGEAKSARGLSRREIGHGNLAHRALKRMIPPDIENPYAIRVVSEILESNGSSSMATVCAGTMALMDAGVKIKRPVSGIAMGLITDASGKFAVLSDILGDEDHFGDMDFKVCGTIEGITACQMDIKIDGLSYDILGKALAQAKEGRHFILGKLLETIPEPRADYKPHAPRIVQITIPKETIGALIGPGGKIIQEIQSDTKTTITIEEVDSKGFVSVFGENKEALDAAMRRINAIVEVPEVGKIYKGKVKSIMPFGAFIEILPGKDGLLHISEIEWRRIEKVEDVLKEGQEIEVKLIDIDKKTGKLKLSRKVLLPKPAKADVKE